The Verrucomicrobium spinosum DSM 4136 = JCM 18804 genome includes a region encoding these proteins:
- the asnB gene encoding asparagine synthase (glutamine-hydrolyzing): protein MCGIYGFAGFKEENLLDRMGKVIHHRGPDGQGRYEAPDGVPFSMGMQRLSIIDLEGGWQPVYNEDSTVAVCYNGETYNYVELRQELIAKGHAFRTHSDTECIVHGYEEWGIEGLLRRMNGMFAFCLYDVRRREFLIARDRCGQKPLYYHHANGRFLFGSEVKSLLESTHVSAEPNIEAIDPYLTLRNVPEPQTMFKGIYILPTSHYLRYKLANHSLEIQRYWEVPLLDARTATYKSEGEYFEALEEVFNDAVRLCMRSDVPVGAYLSAGVDSSLTVAAMTKHSSNINTYSVGFNSPVDETPAARETAAFLGTKHHEIICQPEDFDLLPKIVWHMDRPVGDALLIAFYKLAQGASKDLKVVLGGEGADEAFAGYSFQGVITKVEKMRRKIPGVTSLAAPLFAATPASLLNKFFKFPADLGSQGKKRVVEFLAGYTRRDLNHNFNALRTLWSHDERHDVYAESYKRLATDAWMAKEKEKDKGGPFLDRLLKLQYDEWLQDWALIRQDKNTMAHSLEYRLPFLDHRLIELAFTMPAEMKINNGTDKYIERKLADKIFPPHIARRAKIPFYLPVEYFLDKPQFRKLVAETLNETAVKRRGYFEPAKVRALVENMNRTREFVFCKQVVSLVILELWHQVFVDKAFSFGR, encoded by the coding sequence ATGTGTGGCATCTACGGTTTCGCCGGTTTCAAAGAAGAAAATTTGCTAGACCGGATGGGAAAGGTCATTCACCACCGGGGTCCAGACGGTCAGGGGCGGTATGAAGCTCCGGACGGCGTGCCGTTTAGCATGGGAATGCAGCGCCTTTCCATCATCGATCTGGAGGGGGGCTGGCAGCCGGTGTACAACGAGGACTCGACGGTGGCTGTCTGCTACAACGGTGAGACCTACAACTACGTCGAACTGCGCCAGGAGCTCATTGCCAAGGGGCACGCCTTTCGCACCCACAGTGACACGGAGTGCATTGTGCACGGGTATGAGGAATGGGGGATCGAGGGTCTCCTGCGCCGGATGAATGGCATGTTCGCCTTCTGCCTGTATGATGTGCGGAGGCGGGAGTTTCTCATTGCCAGGGATCGCTGCGGGCAGAAGCCGCTGTATTACCATCATGCCAATGGGCGTTTCCTCTTTGGCAGCGAGGTCAAGTCCCTCCTGGAGAGTACGCATGTCAGTGCCGAGCCCAACATTGAGGCCATCGATCCCTACCTGACACTCCGGAACGTGCCGGAGCCTCAGACGATGTTCAAGGGCATTTACATCCTGCCGACCAGTCACTACCTGCGCTACAAGCTGGCAAACCATTCTCTGGAGATCCAGCGGTACTGGGAGGTCCCGCTCCTCGATGCCCGCACCGCCACCTACAAAAGCGAGGGTGAGTACTTTGAAGCGCTGGAAGAAGTCTTCAATGATGCGGTGCGACTCTGCATGCGCAGTGATGTGCCGGTGGGTGCCTACTTGAGCGCCGGAGTGGATTCATCCCTTACGGTGGCGGCGATGACGAAGCATTCCTCCAACATCAACACCTACTCGGTGGGCTTCAATTCACCCGTGGATGAGACCCCGGCCGCTCGCGAGACCGCAGCGTTTCTGGGCACCAAGCACCACGAAATCATCTGCCAGCCGGAAGACTTTGACCTGTTGCCCAAGATCGTGTGGCACATGGACCGCCCGGTGGGCGATGCCTTGCTCATTGCCTTCTACAAGCTGGCCCAAGGGGCAAGCAAAGACCTGAAGGTTGTCTTGGGAGGAGAAGGAGCCGACGAGGCCTTTGCGGGCTATTCGTTCCAGGGGGTGATTACCAAGGTGGAGAAGATGCGCCGCAAAATTCCGGGGGTCACCAGTCTGGCGGCTCCCCTTTTTGCCGCGACGCCAGCGAGCTTGCTAAACAAATTCTTCAAGTTTCCTGCCGACCTGGGCAGCCAGGGGAAGAAGCGGGTGGTGGAGTTTCTGGCCGGATACACGCGCCGGGATCTGAACCACAACTTCAATGCCCTGCGCACTCTCTGGAGCCATGATGAGCGTCATGACGTGTACGCAGAGAGCTATAAACGACTGGCCACTGATGCCTGGATGGCGAAAGAGAAGGAGAAGGACAAGGGCGGGCCGTTTCTGGATCGTCTCCTGAAACTCCAATACGACGAATGGCTTCAGGATTGGGCCCTGATCCGGCAGGACAAGAACACCATGGCCCACAGTCTGGAGTACCGGTTGCCCTTTCTGGACCATCGCCTGATCGAGCTGGCCTTCACCATGCCAGCGGAGATGAAGATCAACAATGGCACGGACAAATACATCGAGCGGAAGCTGGCGGACAAGATCTTCCCGCCGCACATCGCCCGGCGTGCCAAGATCCCGTTCTACCTGCCCGTCGAGTATTTCCTGGATAAACCGCAGTTCCGCAAGCTGGTGGCGGAGACGCTGAACGAGACGGCGGTGAAGCGCCGTGGTTACTTCGAACCGGCCAAAGTCCGGGCGCTGGTGGAGAACATGAACCGCACCCGGGAGTTTGTCTTCTGCAAGCAGGTGGTCTCACTGGTGATCCTCGAGCTCTGGCACCAGGTGTTCGTGGACAAGGCGTTCTCGTTTGGACGCTGA
- a CDS encoding DUF1549 domain-containing protein — MRSSLMTLLVALVAVSGPAGLPASVPGIMAAAQSSSFSMTPEAVAGRIDQAILQMEGDIWRQQNAKVEPAQRMPLKLPPQVSDEVFIRRAYLDLHARLPDAATVRSFLVSTHPQKRQVLVDRLLTDPMSGARRFLRLADMLRVKDVVLGYPMRSYVEWLRAAAANDMPYDKMVRALLTSSGDVGRVPAAGFLMTDGGHMELTMQEIVRVFLDENIQCATCHDHPFADTTQMQYYQLAASLTGVEVTKGVPGAVQPQRLWPVHGALAEPDRLVMPGEQLTTQPAKVRVPVFLPKDYLYRDGKPGDAVKPGLPVWTPKGMGVPRAFVPATGRNGEVAVELAEWVIGSDRFAEVAALRTWQELFGLPAQAADVWIKEDFATGKTAVEVYQSRSCEGAGPRTETGGYMGYGNRFSTFVGDSANEPHRRFTQVLAAELVRMKYDLREFERALCHTQAYQRQAQVVALGEPGYAFSPAFRRLPAETIWNNLVLVQTDGAAVGKALLSHELPQVPDVEHPSRALGRANRAWGDDSMRTITHRLVQTLMTGDTVKQASAKEGPLVQRLKNTQPGDLAVEEAFLAVLGRLPTRVEKMKTLDYCLENLGTGWSDTVWSLLNTSEFVFQY; from the coding sequence ATGCGCTCCTCATTGATGACTCTCTTGGTCGCGCTCGTGGCTGTCTCCGGCCCGGCAGGTCTCCCCGCCAGCGTGCCGGGGATCATGGCCGCGGCACAATCCAGCTCGTTCTCGATGACGCCGGAAGCCGTGGCTGGACGGATTGACCAGGCCATCCTGCAGATGGAGGGGGACATCTGGCGGCAACAAAACGCAAAGGTTGAACCTGCGCAGCGCATGCCGCTGAAACTGCCTCCTCAGGTTTCCGACGAGGTATTCATCCGACGTGCATACCTGGATCTGCACGCCAGGTTGCCAGATGCCGCGACGGTGCGCTCTTTTCTGGTCAGCACCCATCCGCAGAAGCGGCAGGTGTTGGTGGACAGGTTGCTGACGGATCCCATGTCCGGAGCCCGGCGGTTTCTCAGGCTGGCAGATATGCTCCGGGTCAAGGACGTGGTTTTGGGGTATCCCATGCGCTCGTATGTGGAGTGGCTGAGGGCGGCTGCGGCGAACGACATGCCCTATGACAAAATGGTCCGAGCCCTCCTGACCTCGTCAGGCGATGTCGGCAGGGTGCCGGCTGCAGGATTTCTGATGACGGATGGTGGTCACATGGAACTGACCATGCAGGAGATCGTGAGGGTGTTTCTGGATGAGAACATTCAGTGCGCGACCTGTCATGATCACCCCTTCGCGGATACCACCCAGATGCAATATTACCAACTGGCAGCCTCGCTCACCGGCGTGGAGGTGACCAAGGGTGTGCCGGGGGCGGTGCAACCGCAGCGCTTGTGGCCGGTTCATGGGGCGCTGGCGGAGCCAGACCGTCTCGTGATGCCGGGTGAGCAACTGACGACTCAACCCGCCAAGGTGCGGGTGCCGGTCTTCCTCCCCAAGGACTATCTTTACCGCGATGGCAAACCTGGTGATGCGGTGAAACCGGGACTGCCAGTCTGGACACCCAAGGGTATGGGGGTTCCCAGAGCTTTTGTGCCCGCAACGGGTAGAAATGGCGAGGTGGCAGTCGAGCTGGCGGAGTGGGTGATCGGGAGCGACCGCTTTGCAGAAGTGGCCGCGTTGCGGACCTGGCAGGAGCTTTTTGGGCTCCCTGCACAGGCTGCGGATGTCTGGATCAAGGAAGACTTCGCCACGGGGAAAACAGCGGTGGAGGTTTATCAGTCCCGATCCTGTGAAGGGGCGGGACCGCGGACTGAGACGGGCGGCTATATGGGATACGGCAATCGTTTTAGCACATTTGTCGGGGATTCTGCCAACGAACCCCACAGGCGCTTTACGCAGGTGTTGGCGGCGGAGTTGGTGCGGATGAAGTACGACCTGCGGGAGTTCGAGAGGGCTCTGTGCCACACCCAGGCCTATCAACGTCAGGCGCAGGTGGTCGCGTTGGGGGAGCCTGGCTATGCCTTTTCCCCGGCCTTCCGCCGACTGCCCGCAGAGACGATTTGGAACAACCTGGTGCTGGTGCAGACGGACGGTGCGGCGGTCGGCAAAGCCCTGCTGAGCCACGAGCTGCCTCAAGTGCCTGATGTTGAGCATCCCTCCCGCGCGCTCGGGCGGGCAAATCGGGCCTGGGGGGACGATTCGATGCGGACGATCACTCATCGTCTGGTGCAGACGCTGATGACGGGGGATACGGTAAAGCAGGCGAGTGCCAAGGAGGGTCCGCTGGTGCAGCGGCTTAAGAACACGCAGCCTGGAGATCTTGCCGTGGAGGAGGCATTCCTGGCTGTGTTGGGTCGCCTGCCCACGCGCGTGGAGAAGATGAAGACTTTGGACTACTGCCTGGAGAACCTGGGAACTGGGTGGAGTGACACGGTGTGGTCACTGCTCAACACGAGCGAGTTCGTATTCCAATATTAG
- a CDS encoding Gfo/Idh/MocA family protein, with translation MDTVRLGIVGLGNMGKAHLANIRAGKVEGLRVTCLCESVGTLPKLLEGESAYTDVNAMIHSGKIDAILICTPHYSHTSIGIEALKTGLHVLVEKPISVHKADCERLIAAHTDKKKIFAAMFNMRTNAVFKKVKDLIDSGELGEVRRVHWEVTNWFRTNYYYATGGWRGTWKGEGGGVLMNQCPHNLDLFQWLFGMPQRVRGFCQFGRFHEIEVEDDVTAVFQYDNGTTATFVTSTGEAPGRNVLEISAEKGRLTVKDGTHIHFQRNRQPMSEFCMTAEAAFAMPESWHMDIPVENSGGQHVEILQNFTSAILKGEKLLSPAEEGIRSVELANAILLSTWKDATIELPMAASDYEDILKDKSENSTFQKTKVVAKASSDDFAKSFR, from the coding sequence ATGGATACTGTTAGACTCGGCATCGTTGGACTCGGAAACATGGGCAAGGCTCACCTTGCGAATATACGTGCAGGCAAAGTGGAGGGCCTGCGTGTCACCTGCCTTTGTGAAAGCGTCGGCACCCTGCCGAAGCTGCTGGAGGGTGAAAGCGCCTACACCGACGTCAATGCCATGATTCACAGTGGCAAAATTGACGCCATCCTCATCTGCACACCCCATTATTCCCACACCTCCATCGGCATCGAAGCCCTCAAAACAGGCCTTCACGTCCTGGTGGAAAAGCCCATCTCCGTGCACAAGGCGGACTGTGAACGGCTGATCGCCGCCCACACAGACAAGAAGAAGATCTTCGCCGCCATGTTCAACATGCGGACCAACGCCGTGTTCAAGAAGGTCAAGGACCTGATCGACAGCGGCGAACTGGGCGAAGTGCGCCGCGTTCACTGGGAAGTCACCAACTGGTTCCGCACGAACTACTACTACGCCACCGGCGGCTGGCGCGGCACCTGGAAGGGTGAAGGCGGCGGCGTGCTCATGAACCAGTGCCCCCACAATCTGGACCTCTTCCAGTGGCTCTTCGGCATGCCCCAGCGCGTCCGCGGCTTCTGCCAGTTCGGCCGGTTCCATGAAATCGAGGTGGAAGACGACGTCACCGCCGTCTTCCAGTACGACAACGGCACCACCGCCACCTTCGTCACCTCTACTGGCGAAGCTCCGGGACGCAACGTGCTCGAGATCTCTGCCGAGAAGGGCCGCCTGACCGTCAAAGACGGCACGCACATCCACTTCCAGCGCAACCGCCAGCCCATGAGCGAGTTTTGCATGACCGCAGAAGCCGCCTTCGCCATGCCGGAGAGCTGGCACATGGACATCCCTGTGGAAAACTCAGGTGGTCAGCACGTGGAAATCCTGCAGAACTTCACCAGCGCCATTCTCAAGGGGGAAAAACTGCTCTCCCCGGCCGAGGAAGGCATCCGCAGCGTAGAGTTGGCCAATGCCATCCTCCTTTCGACTTGGAAGGATGCCACCATCGAGCTGCCCATGGCTGCCAGCGACTACGAAGATATCCTCAAGGACAAGTCCGAAAACAGCACCTTCCAGAAGACAAAGGTCGTGGCCAAAGCCTCGTCCGACGACTTCGCGAAGAGCTTCCGCTAG
- the galE gene encoding UDP-glucose 4-epimerase GalE: protein MQKTGTLLITGGAGYIGSHTVKHLLKQGEKVVVVDNMVFGHREALDLERVTLVEGDLGDAELMDRVFAEHQPEAVLHFAAYAFVGESVEQPLKYYQNNLTAPLALLEAMKKHGTRRFIFSSTCATYGNPQYMPMDENHPQVPVNPYGASKLMLERVLLDCGVAWGLQSVFLRYFNASGGDLEGEIGEDHTPETHLIPRILMAAKGEIEHITVFGTDYATPDGTCIRDYIHVNDLARAHALALNHLRNGGETTAVNLGTGRGFSVREILATAEAVTGCSIPVSYGPRRAGDPPELVANPAKALEVLGWEAEYKDPRQHIESAWKWIAGPRGGRYRSRGQ from the coding sequence ATGCAAAAAACAGGTACTCTCCTCATTACCGGTGGCGCGGGCTATATTGGCTCTCATACCGTCAAGCATCTGTTGAAACAGGGTGAAAAGGTCGTGGTGGTGGACAACATGGTCTTCGGCCACCGCGAGGCCCTTGACCTGGAGCGCGTGACGCTGGTGGAGGGGGATCTGGGGGATGCTGAGTTGATGGACCGGGTCTTTGCCGAGCACCAACCCGAAGCGGTATTGCACTTTGCCGCCTATGCTTTCGTCGGAGAGTCGGTGGAGCAACCCCTGAAGTACTACCAGAACAACTTGACGGCTCCGCTGGCCTTGCTGGAGGCCATGAAAAAGCATGGTACCCGACGGTTCATTTTCTCCTCCACCTGCGCGACCTACGGGAATCCCCAGTACATGCCCATGGACGAGAATCACCCTCAGGTGCCGGTGAATCCCTACGGGGCAAGCAAACTGATGTTGGAGCGCGTTCTGCTGGATTGCGGCGTGGCCTGGGGACTGCAGAGTGTATTCCTCCGCTACTTCAATGCCAGTGGCGGCGACCTGGAAGGAGAGATCGGGGAGGATCACACCCCGGAGACGCACCTCATCCCGCGCATCCTCATGGCTGCCAAAGGGGAGATCGAGCACATCACCGTCTTTGGGACGGACTACGCGACGCCGGACGGCACCTGCATTCGCGACTACATTCATGTGAACGATCTGGCACGCGCCCACGCCCTGGCATTGAACCACCTGCGAAACGGCGGGGAAACCACCGCAGTGAACTTGGGCACGGGGCGCGGGTTCAGCGTCCGGGAGATTTTGGCAACGGCAGAAGCGGTGACGGGGTGTTCGATCCCAGTGTCGTACGGCCCCCGCCGTGCAGGAGATCCGCCGGAACTCGTGGCCAATCCTGCCAAAGCACTCGAGGTGCTGGGCTGGGAGGCGGAGTACAAGGATCCTCGCCAACACATTGAATCCGCGTGGAAATGGATCGCAGGACCCCGTGGTGGACGTTATAGGAGCAGAGGGCAATAA